The Mycolicibacterium aurum genome segment GTGATCTTCTCGCCCGCCCACACCCGCTGCATGACGGCCACCCGGTCGGCCATCTGGCGCATGGTCTGAGTCTCCGGGTCGGCGCCCACGGCACGGTAATCCTCGTGGCGCCCGCCGACTCCGATGCCGACGGTCAACCGCCCGTCGCAGAGCAGGTCACCGGTGGCCAGCTGCTTCGCCAGCATCACGGGATCGTGCAACTGCGGGATGACCACCGTCGTCACCAACCGCACCCGGTCCGTCCACGCGGCCAGCGCCCCGAGCAACGTCAGGCTCTCGGGGTTGTCGAACGCGATCCGCTCGCCCCAGCACAGCGACGAGAACGGGCCGTCATCGACCAGCTGTGCCCACGCCTTCAGCGTGGCGCGGTCGAGATCGGGCTCCATCACCGGCATCGTCATCCCTATGTGCACGTCGCGATTCTGACATGCCTGCCAGATGTCAGGACGCCGGTGCCGCCGGGCCGTCCTTGTACGCCCTGATGGGACCCGCGGCCGGAGGCGCGAACAACCCACCGCGCAGACCGCCGCGCGCCGTGCGGACCGCCACCAACAGCCAGGTACACAGCAGCCCGACGTAGGCGACGGCGGCGGCATACCGGAAGGCGGGCAGTGCCGTGTGCAGTGCCAGCTGCGTGGTGCCGGTGACGAACGTACCCACCGGGAAGGTGAGGCTCCACCAGGTCAACGCGAAGGGCATGCCCCGCCGCAGGGTACGTACGGTCAGCGCGGTGGCCAGGCAGATCCACAGCACGGCGAAGCCCCACACCGGGACCCCGTACAGGACCGCGAACACGCTCATTCCGTCCGCGAGCCGCTGGTCGACAGCGAGCGCCGCGTCGGTGCCGAGAAGCCCTGCGACGGTGATGGATTGGCCCAACGGACCCAGGACGATCCATAGTGTCGGCACTCTCGCGGTGCCCGAGGTGCCAAAGTGCGCCAGCCTGCTCCACACCATGGTGATGATGATCAGCGAGGCGATCAGCGACAGACCGAACATGGCGTAACAGCCGTAGAGCATGGTGGCGCGGCCCGGGCCCTCGGCCATGTGCGGGATGAGCAGGCTGCCGGTCGCGGCGGCGACCATCGGCGGGACGACGGGCATCAACCACCCGCCGAACGCGGCGTCGGGCTCGACCCGGTGCTGGGTGAACATCAGGTACGGGATGCTCATCGCCGTGAACAAGCCGCCGAGTGTGCCGGCCGTCCACAGCACCCACGCCAGATCGACGGCGACCCGCGCGCCGATCAGATCCGTACCCACCAGCAGCGATCCGGACGCGACGGTCAGCAGTGCCATCGGCGCCGCGCCGTAGAAATGGGCCATCTGCGGATTGCGGGCATGGCTGCGGGCCACCGTCGGATTGCGCAGCCAATGGGCGACCATCGCGACGATCAGCACCACCAGCCACAGCGCCGAGAGCACCCAGACCACCAGCGCGAACGCCCGCAGACCGGGAACGTGCACCGGCAACGACGCCCCGGCGGTGGCGACGATGCCCGTGCCCATCACCGAGGCGAACCAGTTCGGCCCGAGATAGCCGAGAATGGTGGGCTTGTCGCGGGCCGTGTCGGCGGTCATGGGGTCAGTATGGTCACCGCGAGTGTGCGCGAAATGCCACGGCTGGCGGCGTGTCGGCGTACAGACCCGCGCGCTCGCGGCGCAGAGGGGGTGGTTATCCCCCGGGGGAATCTCGGGAAAACGCTGTGTCGCCGCCGGCATCGGGTCCATAGGTTGGAGTCATGCCCGCAGTTACCGACATAGACGAAGTCACCGTTCCGGTGGACATGCCCGAAACGGCCGACGCCGCGCCGCCGCCACGGATCCGGGCGATCGGCGTCGTCCCCAGCGCCTCACTGCTCGCCGGCGGCGCCTTCGCCATGGTCTGGTTCTGGATTCCGTTGGCAATCCTGCTGATCGGCATCACGTCGATTCCGAGCATCATCGGCTTCCTGCTGGCCGGCGTCGTGTTCGTCTACCTGATGCGCGGCGTCGACTACGTCGAACGGGTACGTAGCGAGGCGGTGTTCGGGATGGGTATCGCCCGGCCGCCGCGCCGGCTGTCGCACTACTCGGGCTTCCAGCGCTGGGCCCACCAGTTGTGGCTCGACGTCAGCAGTGCGCGGTTCTGGAAAGCCGCGGCCCACCACTATCTCCGCATGATCTACGACGCCCTGGTGACCGGTCTGGCGTTGGCGCTGCTGGCGTTCGCGTTCCTGGCGCCCGCGGTCGCGATCGCCGTCGGCAACAGCGACCCCGACGCCGGATTGTCGTTCGTCCCGACACCGCTGGCATGGGTGCTGGCCGTTGCGGCGCTGGCCGGGGCGGTGGCGCTGGTGGTGTTCGCACCCACCCTGGACGCGACGATCGACCGCTGGCTGCTGCCTCCTTCTCCGACCGCCGCACTCCAGTACGAGGTCAGCGCCCTGTCCGACGCCCGCGAAGGTGCGGTGACCTCGGCCCAGACCGAACGGCACCGCATCGAACGCGACCTGCACGACAGCGTGCAGCCGCGACTGGTGTCGCTGGCGATGACGATCGGGCTGGCCCAGACCAAACTCGACACCGATCTGCCGGCCGCCAAGGCACTCATCGCCGAGGCGCACGATGACGCGAAGAACGCGCTGGTGGAGTTGCGCAATGTGGTGCGCGGCATCGCGCCGACCATCCTGTCCGACCGTGGCCTCGATGCGGCGCTGTCGGCTGTGGTGCAGCGGGCGGCGAACTCGGGTGTGCCGACCACGCTGAGCGTGCACCTGCCCTACCGCCTGCCCGACGAGGTGGAGGCGTGTGCCTACTTCGTGGTGGCCGAGGCGCTCACGAACGTCACCCGGCATGCCGGTGCCGCCCAGGCGGCGGTCACCGTACGTCTGGACGAGGCCGCAAGGCAGTTGCACGTCACCGTGTTCGACGACGGTCGCGGTGGAGCGCTCATCACCGACGACGAGAACGCCACCGGACTGCGCGGCCTCGAAGAACGCGTGCGCGCCGCCCGGGGAACCTTCACCGTGTCCAGTCCCGCCACCGGCCCCACCATCATCACCGCGGTGCTGCCATGCGGATAGTTATCGCCGAAGATTCGGCCCTGCTGCGGGCCGGCATCGAGCGGATCCTCACCGACGCCGGTCACCAGGTGGTCGCCGGCGTGCCGGACGCCACGAACCTGCTCCGGCTGGTCAACGACGAACACCCCGACCTCGCGATCCTGGATGTCCGGATGCCACCGACGTTCACCGACGAGGGCATCCGGGCGGCGGCGCTGCTGCGCAGCCAGAACCCGGAATCGCCGGTGCTGGTGCTGTCGCACTACGTGGAGGAGCGCTACGCAGCCGACCTGATCGCCTCGGACACCAGGGGTTTCGGGTACCTGCTCAAAGACCGGGTGGCCGACGTCCCGGCGTTCCTCGATGCCGTCGAGGTCGTCGGCGCGGGCGGGACGGTGCTCGACCCCGAGGTGGTCTCGCAGATTCTGATCCGCTCCCACCGGCGCAATGTGCTCGACGACCTGACCCCACGTGAGAACGAGGTGCTGCAGCTCATGGCGGAGGGCAAGACCAACTCCGCCATCGCAGCCGGCCTGCACATGTCGGTCGGCTCCGCCGAGAAGCACATCGCCTCCATCTTCACCAAGTTGAACCTCGCACCCGACGACAGCGAGAACCGTCGCGTCCTCGCAGTGTTGCGATACCTCGAATCCTGAAGCGCCGAAAGGACTCCCGTGACCACACCGTTGACAGAAGCAACTCCCCCGCCGTCGATTGCCGCGTCGCCGCCCCCGCCGCTGTCCCCGGGCGGCCGTACCGCCGTTCGCGTCCTGCTCATCCTCGCCGCCGTGACGCTGCTCGTGGGGACCGTGGTGTCGGTGAGCACGGCGGCGTGGGGTATCAGCAACTACCGCGTGGTCAAAGACTCGGTGGCACTGCCCACCACGTTGACCGCTCTGACAGTGGACACCGGTTCGGTGCCCATCGCCGTGCGGATCACCTCCGACCGCGAGATCCGTGAGCCGAGGGTCGACATGCGCATGGTGAACTCGACGCGCGCCGGTTCAGAGCCGTTGTCCGTCGACGCCGACGGCGCGACGGCGCGGGTGAGCATCGACGCCGAACCCTCGGGTTGGCTGCAGTGGGGCCGGGCCGGCGAGATCACCGTGGTCCTGCCGCCGGAACTGGCCCGCCGGTTGTCGGTCACGACGCAGCAGGAGATGGGCGTGGTGTTCGCCCAGGCCGACATCGACTCGCTGATCGCACGGACCGTCGACGGTGAGGTCGTCCTGAGCGGCTCGGCGCGTCGTGTCGACATCACCAACGAGCACGGCGACGTCGCCACGCGCGACCCGATCGCGGTGTCCGAATCGTTCCGGGCCTCCACCACCACCGGCGACATCAGCGTCGGATTCGCCGAGACGCCGAAGACCGTCGACGCCGAAACCCAGCACGGCGACGTCGTCATCGAGTTGCCGCCACCAGGGCCGTATTTCGTCACCGCCACGACAGGGATGCCGCACGGCTCGACGGTCGTGCAGGTGCCCCAGACCACCGATCGCGACAACGCGGCAGCGGTGGTCACCGCCCGGGCCGAGACCGGCGACGTGGTCGTCGACGACCTCGACTAGCTGTACTGACCTGAGAGGTTAGGTACGCGGCTGGCTGGTGGTTGACCGCCGAGTGCTGTGTGGCCGCGGTGGTGATTGTAGTTGTGCAGCCATCGCGGGTACTCCTGGCAGCGTTGTTGGTCGCTGGTGTACAGCCGGGCGTAGGCCCACTCATCGGCCAGGGTCCGGTGGAATCTCTCCACCTTCCCGTTGGTCTGCGGCCGATAGGGTCGAGTGCGCCGATGTTCGATGTCATCGCCTAGCGCCTTGCGGAATACATGCGACCGGTAGCAAGATCCGTTATCAGTCAACACCTTTCGAACAATGATTCCCTGTTCGACGAACCAGGCGTTGGCGCGTTCCCAGAACTCGGAGGCGGTCTCCTTGCGTTCATCGGCCAGCATCTCGGAGAAGACCAGACGGGAGTGCGCATCCAGCGCGGTGTGTAGGAAGTGTATAGCCCCGCAACGGCTGTCGGTACTTATTGGTGGCTCCGGTCTTGTCGGCTTGGGCGTTGCGCTTACCTGCGGAGCGACCCAGCATCTTCCAGCCGCCGCCGGCGGGGATCTTTCCCAGCTTCTTGACATCGACGTGCACCAGATCACCGCACGCCGCAGATTCCATGCGGCGCACGACGCGGCCGGTGGCGCGGTCGAGCCAGCGCAGTCGGGCGATCCGGTAGCGGCGCAGCACGTTGTGCACCGTGGAGACGTTCAGTCGCAGCAGGTAGGCGATTCGGGCCGGTCCCCAACGGCGGGTGACGCGCACCCCGATGATGCGGCGTTCGGTCCGTGTCGGGGTGCGGTTGGGGCTGCGATGGGGTCGTGAGCTGCGGTCGGCCATTCCGGCCTCGCCCAGCTCGACGTAGCGGTCCCTCCAACGGACGGCGGTGCCTACCGATACCTGGAATCGTTCGGCCGCGCGGCGTAGCGACCAGCCATCATCGACGATGCACCGAGCCAGCCTCAAGCGACCCGTTTCGGACAAAGGGGCATTACGGTGAACCACGAAGACCTCCGAGGTGGGTTGGTGCGTTCCTAGACAGCTCGCACTTCACTCGGAGGTCTTCGCCTTGTCACCTCACCACGCCGTACCTAACGTCCGTGGTCAGTACAACTAGCCGAGGATCCGGTCCGCCTCGCGCAGTCCGCTCAGGTAGGCGCCGTGCACCGTGGCGAAGAACTCCTGGTGGGTCGCCTCACCGGCGAACGACAGCCGGTCCCCGACCGGCGCGGCCAGCGCTTCCTGGTCGTCGGGCCCTGAGCCGACGGCCAGGAAGCTGTACGAGCCGCGCGCGTACGGGTCCGCCGCCCACCGGGTGACGAGTACACCCGAGGGCTGCGGGGCACGCAGCGCCCGCACGAGCGCAGCCACCGTCTGCTCATCGGAATCCTTCTCGCGGACACGGGCATTGGTGCCGCCGCGGAGTCCGATCAGCACCGGGACGTCGGTGAACCGCAGACTGTTCACCAGGTCGGAGACGGGCTGGTTCTGGCCGGCGATACCGATCATGTCGGACCGCACGCCGAACTGCTCGGTCCAGAACGGCTCGTCGAAGCGCAGCACCACCTTGTCGAGAAGCCCGAACCCGAGCCGCCGGATCGCCTGCGTCTTGGCCTCAGGAAGCGGCGGTTCGAACGCGATGGTGCCGGACTTGAGCACCCCGAGCGGAACGGTGACGATCACCCGGTCGGCCTCCAGCACTCCCTGCGTCGTCTCGACCGTCACCGCGGCGCCGCCGTGGTCGATCCGGGTGACCTCGGCCCCCAGCCTGATGGTCAGATCGCGTGCCAGATGGTCGACGAGCTGCCGGTAACCGCCGGGCAGGATCAGATCGGGTCCGTCGAACTGGTCCTCGTGACCGAACCAGCGCAACGACAACTCGTCCGGGTCGGCTGCATATTCGGAGCCGATGGCACCCGCCACACACCATTGGATGAGCGGGTCGTTCAGGTCAGCGCCGGCGTCGACGAGCCCCTGCGCCAGCGACACGCCGGGGCCGGCGTCATCGGTCACCGCGTAGACGTCGTCGATGATCCGCGTCCACTCCCGCCCGACCGCATCGACGGCTGCGGGGTCGACGACGGAGCCGCCGTCGAGGACCACGACGTCCTCGAAGTCGGTCTCCACGGTGCGCGCGCCGACCTGCGCGGCGAGATCGGTCAGCGGGTTGCCCTCGGAGCCGTGGATCCACGCCGCGCCGAGATCGATCGGAAGACCCAGCGACGTGTCGGTCCACGTGCGACCACCGATGCGGGGCCGGGCCTCCACCACCGTCACCGCCATGCCGGCATCGGCCAGTCGCCGCGCCGCAGCCAGCCCGGCCACCCCGGCGCCGACCACAACGATGCGTTCGGGGCGGGTGTCGCCGGTGCCGCAGGCCACCGCCAGCGGTGCGGCCATCAGCGCGCCGAGACCCAGCGTGAACTGCCGCCGAGTCAGAGCGGACATCAGTCGCCGCTGGTCAACGTGCCGATGATGTCGGCCACCGAACCGGTTTCGGCCTGCCGGAACCCGGTGCCCGCCCACACGTTCACCGCGTGCGGATCACCCGCGCGCACCGAGGCTGCCCGCACCGGACTTGTCAGGTAGTGCACCTCGGGGTAGCCGAACGGCGCGTCGGCCTCGTGGTCGTTGACGAACCGGTTGCGCAGACCGCGCGCGTAGCGACCGGAAAACGCGCGCGTGACCACGGTTTCGGTGAACTGGGGGTCCTGCAGCGCAGCCCGGTGCACGGGGCTACTGCCGGCCTCGTCGGCGAGCAGAAATGCGGTGCCCGATTGCGCTGCCACAGCACCGGCCTGCCGCACCCGCCGGACGTCGGCGGCGGTCATGACACCGCCTGCTGCGACGACGGGAAGGTCGATGGTCGCGGTGATCGCAGCGAGCAGCTCATCGAGAGGCTGCTCCGACGGGCGCGCGGTCGGGTCGAATGTGCCGCGGTGTCCACCCGCCGACGGGCCTTGCGCGACCAGGACGTCGACTCCGGTGTCGGCGGCCAGACGTGCTTCGGCAAGGGTGGTGACGGTGCCGGCGGTGGTGATGCCCGCGTCGGTGAGACGGCGGCGTTCCTCGGCGGTCGGGAGCCCGAAGGTGAACGAGGCCACCGCGGGGCGGATGTCGAGCAGCACCTCAAGTTTCGCGTCCCAGTGGTCGTCGTCGAACCGGGGCACCCCGAGATCGACGCCGTAGCGCTGCCCCTCCCGCCCTAGGGTTTTCGCGTAGGCCTCGATCGCCGACGGTGTTGCCGCGCTGGGTTGCGGCACAAAGAGATTGACGCCGATGGGCGCGCTGGTCGACTGCATCGTGGCAGTGATCCTGTCGGCGAACGCCTCGGCGGTCAGGTAGCCGGCGGCCACGAAGCCGAGCCCGCCCGCGTTCGAGCCCGCCGCGGCGAGCTCGGGTGACGACGGCCCGCCTGCCATCGGGGCGACGAGCACCGGTGCTCTGAGTTCGCGCAGGTCGAACATCACGTGCCTTTCGTAGCATGATCACGTTGCTGGTCTTGGTGAAACGGCACGGTATTCGGTTCTATTCTCGACAGCGATGGCCATCACGCTCAACCACACCATCGTCGCCGCGCGGGACAAGACCGAGTCGGCGACGTTCCTCACCGAGTTGTTCGACCTGCCCGCCCCGCGACCGTTCGGCCATTTCCTGGTGGTGGCAGTGGGCTCAGAGAACCCGGTCAGCCTCGATTACGCCGAGGTCGGCCCCGACGATCCGATCCACCCCCAGCACTACGCGTTCCTGGTCTCCGAGGACGAGTTCGACACCATCTACGGGCGCATCTGCGAGCGGGGCATCCAGCACTGGGCCGATCCGCGCGGTGCGCACCCGGGCGAGATCAACCACAACGACGGTGGCCGTGGCGTGTACTTCCAGGACCCGGGCGGGCACTATCTGGAGATCCTCACCCGTCCGTACGGATCGGGCCGCTAACCGATCGAGTGTCCGCGCGCCTCTTCCTGGCCGCGGTAGTCGTCGGCCATCACCTGGACGTGATCGGGCAGGTCGCCCGCCGCGACATCAGCCAGGCTGGTGCCCTCCAGGACCGAGCGCATGCTCGCACGCAGAGCGCGCCAGACATCGGTCAGCGCCGCCGTCGGGCCGGAGTACGGCAGATCGCCCAGCCCGATGTCGCGCACGCTGGCCAGCGGGCCGTCGATGCAGCGCAGCACGTCGGCGATGCTGATCTCGGCCGCGGGACGGGCCAGTTCGTAGCCGCCGTCGCGGCCGCGGTGGCTGCGGACCAGCCGGTCGGTGCGCAGGTCAGAGAGGATGTCGACGAGGAACTGCGCCGGGATGCCCTGGGCCTTGGCCAGGTCGTCGGTCTTCACGACGACGCCGTCGTCCACCGTGGCGAGTTGGACCATCGCCCGGACGGCGTATTCCGCCTTGGCCGACATCCGCATGGGGCAACCCTAGTCGGGCGACCATCACGCGGCGACGAAGGAGCCGCGTTGAGGAGCCCGACAGTCGGATCTAGTCGGGAATGTCGCCCGCCCCGGAAACCACGACGGCGAACAGGTCGGCGACCGCGGCCAGGCTGGCGGCCTGCAGCGCCTGCGCAGGCACCGGATCCTGCCCCGGCAGTCCCGGCAGCGCCCGCGTCGCCGTCGCCGACGCGACCACCGTCGGCGCATACCCCAGGTTGAAGGCGCCGCGTGCCGTCGAGTTCACGCACATGTGCGTCATGGCTTTTTTGGGGTTTCACGACCTGCGGCGCTGCGCGACGACCGGGCTGATCTGGACTGGTCAAGAGTAAATTGTGGTTCACCGCTGGTTCGTATCGGTTCACCGTCGGCGCGTGCAAGTTACGCCTCGGTTGCCGGGGTTACGCCGGGGTGGGCTGTGTGTGTGTGGGCTTGCCCGCAGCTCAAGTCGGACGGACGCAAGGAGTCCTGCAGAAGGGTGTTCTGCGGCTAGATTTCGGGCGGTGTTGCACGCTGTGTGATGTGAGCGACGACGACGTGCCTGGTTTGACCGATGAGCAGGTCTCCGCGAAGTGGCTGGAGATCGCACCGCTAATCGACAAAATGGCCGAACGCATCGCCGATCCAAGTGACTTCCCGGTGCACCCCGGCTCATCGCTCTTCGACGACGATCAAGCGAGTAGCCCCTACGGCGTTTCACACGCCGTGCAACAGTGCCTCGTCTCAGGAGTCGACCACTTGCACGCGGCGAAGTCGCTCGTTATCGACTTGAAAATGGTGCACGCTTCGGCCGTCTACAGCCTCGTACGCGGCTCATTGGAAACTCTCTCGGCTGCGTACTGGATTTTGCATCCAGCGAGGCGAGACGAACGAGTTGAACGCGTCTTGCGCTGGCACGCCCGCAACGTCGCAGAGCAGTACATCGCGTGCGAACCGCGCGGCCTGATGGACGAAGCGGGACGCGAAGAGCGTTTGGTCAAGCTGGATGCGGTCGCGATCTCCCGGAATGTCTCCACCGCGAATGTCCGCGCCGGGTATCGGAGTAGCACTGCCGTGAAGTACGTCGAACAGAACCCAACGCGATCCAAGCCCCTGCTCCCTTGGCAGCTGTGCTCGGGATTTGCCCACGGCCGTCAGTGGGCGATTCTCGGCGTCTCGAAGCAAGAACAGCACGAGACCGCTGACCCGGGCGTGCTTAAGGTGAAGCTGACATCCGACTTGACCCGTGTCCTATACCCGACGCTGAACGCCTTTCATCTTCTGACTGATGTAGTCGAGTTGCTTCAGCGCCGGTCGTCGCCGTGATCGCTAACCGACGCGTTCGCCCGCCTCGCCTCGGAGCATTTTCGCAACGGGGCTCAGCGGTGCGCTCGGATAGTCCATACCTTCGCCGACGCTGAACTCTCCGGCATCGCAGGTCTTCGGCGGCTGCACATTCTCGCTCATCGGGTAAAAGACGCGTTCCGCCTCTCTCATCGTGGTACGACCGGGATGTCGTAGCTGCCCGAAGCCTTGACCTGCGTGACGACTGCAGCGCCGCGATGCCTTGTGCCACAACCGATTCCGTGAGTCCAGAAAGAATCGATTATCGGGTACGCCCAGTTTCCGGCGATCGGACGCAGGCCTTGCAGGCTAGCCTTTGTGTGTTCCCGCATGCCGATAGGGTTCAGCAAGCTGCCTGCTCCGCCGCTAGCCACCGTGATGACGTAACCACTCGGTACATAGGGCGACTCGACGAGCCACCCCGGTCCGTAGGACCCCGAAACCTCTAGGCCGCCGAAGTTCGTCGGCGCGACCTGCCCGAGAATCGTTCCCATTTCAATCCTCGGCGGGGCGCTGCTACTCGGGATGTAGGACCAGCGGGCCTTCGGGCCACCGGCGCGGGACTCCTCGCCCGCGCGGAAAGTTTGGATTGCTTCACTTTCCCCGACGTTCGCGAAGACGAGTAGCTGGCTTCCTGCCTGTACACCGTATCCGTGCTCGCGGATCAACCGGTAGGAGTCTTCGAGATCCGCACTGTCGATGACATTCGCCTGCGAGACAAGGTAGTGAGAATGGTTGGAAGGAAACGATTTTCCGAAGTATGAGGGTGGAGTGATGTTGTCGGTTCCATTGAAGAGGCCGTACGTCTTGATGCCTTCACTGTTCAGGCCCTCGGTGGGGTCCAGAAGGCGGCCGAAGATCAGGCCGCTCTGCAGCTTTGCATCGCTCTCAAGCGCGCGGTTGAAATACTGCCGGACTTGATCAGCGGAACTCTCGGCCAGGAAGCGCCAGGTGAACGCGCTCCGGAGGTCGTGGAAGTCGAAATCATATCCCACAAGCAATAATCCGTCTTGTGACATGGACTTCGGGATGCCGAATTCGGTCGCCGGTTCGAACGAATCAGAGGTAACACGTTGCGGGACAGCGTCAGCGACGGATGTAGTTCTGAACGACACAAGATCGGACAGTGCGAGCCGATGCTCGTTCCACAGGCGCGCAATCTCTCGAAACTCTTCCCAAAGAATTGAAAGGTTCACGTTGTCCGCAGTTTCCGAGATCCGCGCGACGGTCGAGCTGTCTTGTATGCCGGGCGCCAGGTAGGGCTGCTCAGCCCCGGATATGCCGTTCGTGATGATCAGATCGAGCCAGTGGGTTGTGGTGGTCTCCATCATAGGAACTCCAAACAGGTTGTTATTTAGTGGATCTCGCAGATCGCGAGGTGTTCCGAAAAGGCTACTCCACATATCTTGTAGGGCCCCGCTTATGCGCTCGGGGCGATCAGCGGCAGGTCATAGAGAATTCGTGCCGGTATATCTCGGGCTCATTGCGGGTCGCTGTGCTAGCTTTCGAACGGGATCGGAAACCCGATCCCGACGCCCTTGAGCGCCTGAAGTTATCCGCATGTTCGTGCGGGTGCTTCCGGCGCTTTCGTCGTTCTAGGGCGACCGGACCGGTTCGGACTGGTTGCAGCACAACAGGAAAGGGATCTGAGATGAGTCGAGACATGGAGCCCTGGCAGCTACCGGGGGTCAACCCCGACGATCCGGGCTACTACCCGTCGCTCGTGATGGGCGCTGCCGTCGTGACGTACGCGGCCGATGTTCGCAACGTGACAATCACCAAGCAGCTCGTGAAACGAGCCGCCGAATCGGGCAAATTGCCCTACAGCCTGATTTCTGGAAGGCGGTGTTTTTCACCCCGGGACGTCGATAATTGGCTCTTATCGAATCGCAGAGTCGCTGGAGAGAGAGCGGTCTCGGCATGAGCGATGAACTCACACCTCCAAACGCCGCCCTCCGTGCAATGACCGACGCGGGGTATCTGACCTATGAAGACTCCGGCAACCGTACCCGCGCGAAAGCGCTGGTCGATCAGGACCAGCAAGGCCGCAACGTAGCCCTTCGACAACTCGCGGAGTGGATTCACGACTCGCCGGAATCTGTTGTGCTTATGGGTGATCTGTACTTCGGCTCAAGCATTCGCCGCGCGCTCGTCGATTACGATGCCTACCTCGACAGCTCCAGTGACAGAGGGCCTCTCGACGTCGTCACCGCGCCGCGAAGTCTTCACCTTGCAACCGGAGGAACTCCGGAGTCGGCACCCGATCCTCTTGACCCCTGGTCGCCCGTGAGCGTCAGTGTGGTCTTGGCATTGTGGCCGGGTGAGGTTCACCTGATCTCACCCGGCTACACGCTTCGACAGATTCTCGACGGTGTCGGACTCAGACATCGCGGTGCGCCGCTGCCCTGCGAGATGCCCACTGATGCACGCGCATATAGGTGCCGCAAGGCAGGTGGATTCGACGCGACCGGGTTCGCGCTTGCTCACATCGACCGTAAGCGGCTGATTTTCGTCTGGCGATGCTGCGACGACTGCAAGGCTCTCAGTGAGAGCCGCAACCGCGACCGAGCGCGAATGGCCGAATCGAGTGACCGCAACGCGCGATACGTCGCTGACGGGTGAAGCGAGACGGCCGGACGGAAACGAGGGGTTCACCGTCCGGCCGCGCCGAAGGCCCGCACATCCGCAGCGAACAGAAACGCGAGACCGAAAATGATTGTATCCACTGAACAGCACGAGAACCGGCCATATAGCGCCGCGAGCGCCTATCTCCGGCGCGGTTGGACTGGTCCGCTGCCACTACCAAGACGCAAGAAGGAGCACCCTCCTACGGGCTTCACGGGACGCGGCAAGCCGTACCCGGACGCACAGCAGATCGAGAAGTGGCGTGCGACGCGCAGCCGGGGGAACATCGCCCTCCGCATGCCGACAGTCGGCGCATACGACGTGATCGGGGTCGACTGCGATCACTATGACTCCAAGCGGGGCGGCGCGCAGCTGCGGGCGCTGGAAGCCGAGTACGGCCGACTGCCTCGTACATGGGTGAGCTCGGCACGCTCAGACCGATGCTCCGGTATCAGATTCTTTCGTGCGCCTGCGGGGCTATTGTGGCGGGGGAAGGCGGCTCCGGACGTCGACGTCATCTCCCCGGGCTATCGCTACGCGGTCGTGTGGCCCTCGGTGCACCCGCGCGGTATGCGGTATCGCTGGTACCCGCCGGGACAGCGACCCGACGGCGTGCATTCCGTTCATGAAATTCCAGACGCGCGAGCATTCCCAGAATTGCCGTTGCGGTGGATTGACTTCCTCACGAATGACGGGCAGATCGACGAGGGCGTCGAGATCGACGTCGACTCGACCGACAACGCGATCATGCGATGGGCACGCGAGCGCCTGCCAGGTCACGATGCGGAACCGTGCATTCGGATGCGTCGCGACGCTGACGAGTGGTTGCAGCGCATTGCCGACGAACCGAG includes the following:
- a CDS encoding TDT family transporter, translated to MTADTARDKPTILGYLGPNWFASVMGTGIVATAGASLPVHVPGLRAFALVVWVLSALWLVVLIVAMVAHWLRNPTVARSHARNPQMAHFYGAAPMALLTVASGSLLVGTDLIGARVAVDLAWVLWTAGTLGGLFTAMSIPYLMFTQHRVEPDAAFGGWLMPVVPPMVAAATGSLLIPHMAEGPGRATMLYGCYAMFGLSLIASLIIITMVWSRLAHFGTSGTARVPTLWIVLGPLGQSITVAGLLGTDAALAVDQRLADGMSVFAVLYGVPVWGFAVLWICLATALTVRTLRRGMPFALTWWSLTFPVGTFVTGTTQLALHTALPAFRYAAAVAYVGLLCTWLLVAVRTARGGLRGGLFAPPAAGPIRAYKDGPAAPAS
- a CDS encoding flavin monoamine oxidase family protein; the encoded protein is MSALTRRQFTLGLGALMAAPLAVACGTGDTRPERIVVVGAGVAGLAAARRLADAGMAVTVVEARPRIGGRTWTDTSLGLPIDLGAAWIHGSEGNPLTDLAAQVGARTVETDFEDVVVLDGGSVVDPAAVDAVGREWTRIIDDVYAVTDDAGPGVSLAQGLVDAGADLNDPLIQWCVAGAIGSEYAADPDELSLRWFGHEDQFDGPDLILPGGYRQLVDHLARDLTIRLGAEVTRIDHGGAAVTVETTQGVLEADRVIVTVPLGVLKSGTIAFEPPLPEAKTQAIRRLGFGLLDKVVLRFDEPFWTEQFGVRSDMIGIAGQNQPVSDLVNSLRFTDVPVLIGLRGGTNARVREKDSDEQTVAALVRALRAPQPSGVLVTRWAADPYARGSYSFLAVGSGPDDQEALAAPVGDRLSFAGEATHQEFFATVHGAYLSGLREADRILG
- a CDS encoding sensor histidine kinase, with the translated sequence MPAVTDIDEVTVPVDMPETADAAPPPRIRAIGVVPSASLLAGGAFAMVWFWIPLAILLIGITSIPSIIGFLLAGVVFVYLMRGVDYVERVRSEAVFGMGIARPPRRLSHYSGFQRWAHQLWLDVSSARFWKAAAHHYLRMIYDALVTGLALALLAFAFLAPAVAIAVGNSDPDAGLSFVPTPLAWVLAVAALAGAVALVVFAPTLDATIDRWLLPPSPTAALQYEVSALSDAREGAVTSAQTERHRIERDLHDSVQPRLVSLAMTIGLAQTKLDTDLPAAKALIAEAHDDAKNALVELRNVVRGIAPTILSDRGLDAALSAVVQRAANSGVPTTLSVHLPYRLPDEVEACAYFVVAEALTNVTRHAGAAQAAVTVRLDEAARQLHVTVFDDGRGGALITDDENATGLRGLEERVRAARGTFTVSSPATGPTIITAVLPCG
- a CDS encoding DUF4097 family beta strand repeat-containing protein, which encodes MTTPLTEATPPPSIAASPPPPLSPGGRTAVRVLLILAAVTLLVGTVVSVSTAAWGISNYRVVKDSVALPTTLTALTVDTGSVPIAVRITSDREIREPRVDMRMVNSTRAGSEPLSVDADGATARVSIDAEPSGWLQWGRAGEITVVLPPELARRLSVTTQQEMGVVFAQADIDSLIARTVDGEVVLSGSARRVDITNEHGDVATRDPIAVSESFRASTTTGDISVGFAETPKTVDAETQHGDVVIELPPPGPYFVTATTGMPHGSTVVQVPQTTDRDNAAAVVTARAETGDVVVDDLD
- a CDS encoding response regulator transcription factor, which codes for MRIVIAEDSALLRAGIERILTDAGHQVVAGVPDATNLLRLVNDEHPDLAILDVRMPPTFTDEGIRAAALLRSQNPESPVLVLSHYVEERYAADLIASDTRGFGYLLKDRVADVPAFLDAVEVVGAGGTVLDPEVVSQILIRSHRRNVLDDLTPRENEVLQLMAEGKTNSAIAAGLHMSVGSAEKHIASIFTKLNLAPDDSENRRVLAVLRYLES